One window of the Dendropsophus ebraccatus isolate aDenEbr1 chromosome 12, aDenEbr1.pat, whole genome shotgun sequence genome contains the following:
- the MEGF6 gene encoding multiple epidermal growth factor-like domains protein 6 isoform X2: MKHVVWILSMVLVNYCLHVGSTFNPRYFRPNCYPCYIRGQAHSAVHTSNGRPDVDECQVHNGGCQQRCVNTPGSYHCECKAGFRLHADSRSCIALYSCSLGNGGCEHDCVQISVAHFQCRCRQNYQLKEDGKHCELSNPCASRNGGCMHQCTSDGGRARCSCHPGYRLTADGKTCEDINECVSGRAMCAHSCLNTPGSFQCGCSLGYELGADGKQCYRIEMEIINSCESNNGGCSHECRHINSGPMCICPQGLDLDSDGKTCVDADECTNGASCCQQECSNYAGGYECACYPGYRLNTDGCGCDDVNECLSNNGGCQQVCENLPGSFQCSCNPGYRLNSDGKGCTVLQESDPRRLPGEKSIPQVTLLRDEFSQIFDDDYDEDEEAELRGEHTLSESFVCFDGSFGPDCMITCDDCQNGATCTVEEDGCMCAAGWTGLICNQTCPEGTFGLNCSQKCNCKNGGTCDAITGQCRCPQGVSGEFCEDGCPKGYYGKNCKKKCNCANKGRCHKIHGACLCEAGLYGRYCHLACPKWTYGPGCSKECACVQSNTLECGKRDGMCNCKPGYQGAACENQCDSGFYGVGCKSKCSCQQGVSCDHTNGKCLKQCPLGYHGENCDQECPAGTYGLSCSESCTCGGAPCNHVDGTCICPAGKTGTDCSKDCPIGRWGDGCRETCALCDNGSCDPATGKCVCEPGYTGDHCRDRCPFGWFGHGCQSRCLCQDDGQCDPLTGRCTCPPGFTGHNCRRACDSGYWGADCVHSCNCSNSYWGCNAVTGECACESGYTGRQCDQKCPAGWYGSDCRHQCQCENGALCDHVSGACTCTPGWRGTYCEIACPEGFYGTDCANSCQCANGASCNHITGSCTCQDGWVGSTCNQKCGDNRYGRGCRETCLCYNGAKCNHVSGDCICAPGWTGLRCQQACPDGFYGEKCLQQCICRNEGTCNHITGRCLCPKGWMGLACELECSPGKYGDDCLQNCTCQNGGLCDRGSGACMCPAGWTGESCQTACPAGTYGVQCLEKCECRYGNSCHHITGACDCPTGWRGKHCDKPCLPGSYGDQCSKLCSCPHGTPCNHISGECGCPPGFTGNGCDQTCVPGTYGLNCGSICQCPGQHQDCHPVTGECICAPGYHGHTCQLKCTSGYYGRNCEHECKCKNGGHCEATTGACHCPAGYVGADCGTVCPAGRYGNGCAHVCHCGPNGSCDHVTGDCVCAPGRRGKNCEYVCSKDYYGENCRQVCSCKNGGLCNPTNGTCRCGLGWTGVTCEEECPPGRYGAGCQLECSCLNNGTCDKVTGTCQCLRGFYGNACQHVCPHGFHGNGCQKMCDCENGAWCDPGSGVCRCPAGYYGDRCERGCSSGTYGENCEKICECEGNGPCDPGTGLCLCPPGKTGTTCDLDCRINHYGPNCSLSCECGWNAQCNALTGGCICLNRFIGATCQEGGPPPLMSSHLQALLSAQSRLSHRSSSVRYLIHSTKHRP; the protein is encoded by the exons TGAGTAACCCGTGTGCGAGCAGGAACGGAGGCTGCATGCACCAGTGTACCAGCGATGGAGGACGCGCCAGGTGCTCGTGCCACCCCGGCTACAGGCTGACGGCCGATGGGAAGACGTGTGAAG ACATTAATGAATGCGTGAGCGGCCGGGCCATGTGTGCGCACAGCTGTCTCAACACTCCGGGTTCCTTCCAGTGCGGTTGCAGCCTTGGATACGAGTTGGGAGCTGATGGGAAACAGTGCTACA GAATTGAAATGGAAATCATTAATTCTTGTGAGAGCAACAACGGCGGCTGTTCCCACGAATGTCGTCACATCAACTCgggccccatgtgcatctgtcCGCAGGGGTTAGATCTGGACTCTGACGGAAAGACGTGTGTGG ATGCCGATGAGTGCACCAATGGTGCGTCCTGCTGTCAGCAAGAGTGCTCCAACTATGCCGGGGGCTATGAATGCGCCTGTTATCCTGGCTACCGGCTCAACACTGACGGCTGCGGATGTGACG ATGTGAATGAATGTCTGTCAAACAATGGAGGATGTCAGCAAGTGTGTGAGAACCTTCCCGGATCGTTCCAATGTAGCTGCAATCCTGGATACAGACTGAACTCTGATGGAAAAggctgtactg TCCTTCAGGAATCTGATCCCAGACGGCTCCCAGGTGAAAAGTCCATTCCTCAAGTGACTTTACTGCGGGATGAATTCTCTCAGATATTTGATGACGATTATGATGAAGATGAAGAAGCGGAATTGCGAGGAGAACACACGCTGTCTGAGTCATTCG TGTGCTTTGATGGCTCTTTTGGCCCGGACTGCATGATAACCTGTGATGACTGCCAGAATGGTGCCACCTGTACCGTGGAAGAGGACGGCTGCATGTGCGCCGCAGGGTGGACTGGACTCATCTGCAACCAGA CTTGTCCAGAAGGAACGTTCGGTCTGAACTGCAGCCAGAAATGTAACTGTAAGAACGGAGGAACGTGCGACGCCATCACCGGCCAGTGCCGCTGCCCCCAGGGAGTGAGCGGGGAGTTCTGCGAGGATG GTTGTCCGAAGGGATATTACGGTAAAAACTGTAAGAAGAAGTGTAACTGCGCCAACAAGGGCCGATGCCACAAGATCCACGGAGCCTGTCTGTGCGAGGCCGGCCTCTATGGGCGCTACTGCCACCTAG CATGCCCAAAGTGGACGTATGGCCCCGGCTGTTCAAAGGAGTGCGCCTGTGTCCAGAGCAATACGCTGGAGTGTGGTAAAAGGGACGGCATGTGCAACTGCAAGCCCGGCTACCAGGGAGCGGCCTGCGAAAACC AATGTGACTCAGGATTTTATGGAGTTGGCTGCAAAAGTAAATGCAGCTGCCAGCAAGgcgtgtcatgtgaccacacaaacgGGAAGTGTCTGAAGCAATGTCCTCTGGGATACCACGGAGAGAACTGCGACCAAG AATGCCCTGCAGGGACGTACGGGCTGAGCTGTTCAGAGTCCTGCACATGTGGGGGCGCTCCGTGCAACCATGTAGATGGAACCTGCATCTGCCCAGCGGGTAAAACTGGCACTGACTGCTCCAAAG ACTGCCCCATAGGACGCTGGGGGGACGGCTGTCGAGAGACCTGCGCTCTGTGCGACAACGGCAGCTGTGACCCCGCCacagggaagtgtgtgtgtgagcCGGGCTACACCGGGGACCACTGCCGGGACC gATGCCCCTTCGGCTGGTTTGGTCACGGCTGCCAGTCACGGTGCCTTTGCCAGGATGACGGCCAATGTGATCCTCTAACCGGCAGATGTACCTGCCCTCCTGGATTCACAGGACACAACTGCAGGAGAG CCTGTGACAGCGGGTACTGGGGAGCTGACTGTGTCCACAGCTGTAACTGCAGCAACAGTTACTGGGGCTGTAACGCTGTGACGGGGGAATGCGCCTGTGAATCCGGATACACTGGAAGGCAATGTGATCAGA AGTGCCCGGCGGGCTGGTATGGATCAGACTGCCGCCACCAGTGTCAGTGTGAGAACGGCGCCCTCTGCGACCATGTGAGCGGAGCCTGTACCTGTACCCCCGGCTGGAGAGGGACCTACTGTGAGATTG CCTGTCCAGAAGGATTCTATGGGACCGATTGTGCCAACAGCTGCCAGTGCGCCAATGGTGCCAGCTGCAACCACATCACTGGCTCCTGCACCTGCCAAGATGGTTGGGTGGGATCTACATGCAACCAGA AATGTGGCGACAACAGATACGGAAGAGGCTGCAGGGAGACGTGTCTCTGTTACAATGGCGCCAAGTGTAACCATGTCAGCGGGGATTGTATCTGTGCGCCAGGATGGACCGGGCTGCGGTGTCAGCAAG CTTGTCCAGATGGTTTCTATGGAGAGAAGTGTCTTCAGCAATGTATCTGTAGGAACGAAGGGACCTGCAATCACATCACAGGCCGCTGCCTCTGCCCTAAGGGGTGGATGGGATTGGCGTGTGAGCTGG AATGTTCTCCAGGAAAATACGGAGACGACTGTTTGCAAAACTGCACCTGTCAAAATGGCGGCTTATGTGATCGTGGCTCAGGCGCCTGTATGTGCCCAGCGGGGTGGACTGGAGAGTCTTGTCAGACAG CCTGTCCCGCAGGAACATATGGAGTCCAGTGCCTGGAGAAATGTGAATGTCGATATGGTAATTCCTGTCATCACATTACTGGAGCCTGTGACTGCCCCACAGGATGGAGAGGAAAACACTGTGATAAGC CTTGTCTCCCGGGCTCATATGGTGACCAGTGCTCGAAGCTTTGTAGTTGCCCCCATGGGACCCCCTGTAATCACATCTCCGGGGAGTGTGGCTGTCCCCCAGGATTCACAGGCAATGGATGTGACCAGA CTTGTGTTCCAGGAACCTACGGATTGAATTGCGGCAGCATCTGTCAGTGTCCCGGTCAGCATCAAGACTGCCACCCAGTGACCGGGGAGTGCATCTGCGCTCCAGGCTATCATGGACACACCTGTCAGCTAA AATGTACCAGCGGATATTACGGCCGAAACTGTGAGCATGAATGCAAATGTAAGAATGGCGGCCATTGTGAAGCCACCACAGGAGCGTGCCATTGTCCGGCGGGTTATGTGGGGGCCGACTGCGGCACTG tgtgtcctgCGGGGAGGTATGGAAATGGCTGCGCCCATGTGTGTCACTGCGGCCCCAATGGATCCTGTGATCATGTGACTGGCGACTGTGTCTGCGCCCCTGGAAGACGAGGAAAGAACTGTGAATACg TCTGCAGCAAGGATTACTATGGGGAAAACTGTCGGCAGGTTTGCTCATGTAAAAATGGAGGATTGTGTAACCCGACCAATGGGACGTGCCGATGTGGTCTGGGGTGGACGGGCGTCACCTGTGAGGAGG AATGTCCTCCGGGGAGATACGGAGCCGGCTGTCAGCTGGAATGTTCCTGCCTGAACAATGGGACGTGCGACAAAGTGACCGGGACCTGTCAGTGCCTGAGGGGGTTCTACGGAAACGCCTGCCAGCATG TTTGTCCCCATGGTTTCCATGGAAATGGATGCCAGAAAATGTGCGACTGTGAGAACGGAGCCTGGTGTGACCCGGGGTCGGGGGTCTGCCGCTGCCCTGCCGGTTACTATGGAGACAGATgtgagagag GCTGCAGCTCAGGGACCTACGGAGAGAACTGTGAGAAGATCTGTGAGTGTGAAGGAAATGGACCCTGTGACCCGGGGACTGGACTTTGCCTTTGTCCACCTGGGAAGACAGGAACGACCTGCGATCTGG ACTGCAGGATAAATCACTACGGACCAAACTGCAGCCTGAGCTGTGAATGCGGCTGGAACGCACAATGCAATGCGCTGACCGGAGGATGCATCTGCCTCAACCGCTTCATAGGCGCCACCTGCCAGGAAG GAGGCCCTCCCCCGCTCATGTCTTCTCATCTTCAGGCTCTTCTCA GCGCACAGTCTCGACTCtcacaccgatcatcttctgttaGATATTTAATACATTCAACCAAACATCGGCCATAG